Proteins encoded together in one Micromonospora auratinigra window:
- a CDS encoding arabinofuranosidase catalytic domain-containing protein: MARKVLRPRRLAAALAPLALLVAVAGTVVGSAPSQALAAGTGPCDIYATGGTPCVAAHSTTRALYGAYNGPLYQVRRASDNTTRDIAPLAPGDVANAGTQDSFCAGTQCLITVIYDQSGRGNHLTQAPPGGFSGPAAGGYDNLADATGAPVTVNGKKAYGVFVAPGTGYRNNATNGIAKGDQPEGMYAIFDGTHYNGGCCFDYGNAETNSRDNGNGTMEAIYFGNIKVWGYGTGNGPWVMADLENGLFSGVNPGYNANDPTVSHRFLTAIVKGEPNHWSIRAGNAQSGGLSTYYNGPRPNASGYNPMKKEGAIILGIGGDNSHGSAGTFYEGVMTSGYPSDATENAVQSNINAAGYAATTSGGRQNVEIVGAQSGRCVDVPNGSTTNGTQVQLYDCWGGTMQRWTYTAAKQLQIFGDKCLDAEGASTTAGTRAIIWDCNGQTNQQWNLNSNGTISGVQSGLCLDAYNWGTANGTKVILWTCAGGANQQWSLRN; this comes from the coding sequence ATGGCTCGGAAAGTCCTCCGTCCACGGCGCCTGGCGGCGGCCCTGGCACCCCTGGCACTGCTGGTCGCCGTGGCCGGGACCGTGGTCGGCTCCGCCCCGTCGCAGGCCCTGGCAGCCGGCACGGGGCCGTGCGACATCTACGCCACCGGCGGCACGCCCTGCGTCGCCGCGCACAGCACCACCCGCGCCCTCTACGGCGCCTACAACGGGCCGCTCTACCAGGTGCGGCGCGCCTCCGACAACACCACCCGCGACATCGCGCCGCTCGCCCCCGGCGACGTCGCCAACGCCGGCACCCAGGACTCGTTCTGCGCCGGCACCCAGTGCCTGATCACGGTCATCTACGACCAGTCCGGCCGGGGCAACCACCTGACCCAGGCGCCCCCCGGCGGCTTCTCCGGCCCGGCGGCGGGCGGGTACGACAACCTCGCCGACGCCACCGGAGCCCCGGTCACCGTCAACGGCAAGAAGGCGTACGGGGTGTTCGTCGCCCCCGGCACCGGCTACCGCAACAACGCCACCAACGGCATCGCCAAGGGCGACCAGCCCGAGGGCATGTACGCCATCTTCGACGGCACCCACTACAACGGCGGCTGCTGCTTCGACTACGGCAACGCCGAGACCAACAGCCGCGACAACGGCAACGGCACGATGGAGGCCATCTACTTCGGCAACATCAAGGTCTGGGGCTACGGCACCGGCAACGGCCCGTGGGTGATGGCCGACCTGGAGAACGGCCTCTTCTCCGGCGTCAACCCGGGCTACAACGCCAACGACCCGACGGTCAGCCACCGGTTCCTGACCGCCATCGTCAAGGGCGAGCCGAACCACTGGTCCATCCGGGCCGGCAACGCCCAGTCCGGCGGGCTCTCCACCTACTACAACGGGCCGCGTCCGAACGCCTCGGGCTACAACCCGATGAAGAAGGAGGGCGCGATCATCCTCGGCATCGGCGGCGACAACAGCCACGGCTCGGCGGGCACCTTCTACGAGGGCGTGATGACCTCCGGCTACCCGTCCGACGCCACCGAGAACGCGGTGCAGTCGAATATCAACGCCGCCGGCTACGCGGCGACCACCAGCGGTGGCCGGCAGAACGTCGAGATCGTCGGCGCGCAGTCCGGCCGCTGCGTCGACGTGCCGAACGGCAGCACCACCAACGGCACCCAGGTGCAGCTCTACGACTGCTGGGGCGGCACCATGCAGCGCTGGACGTACACCGCCGCGAAGCAGCTCCAGATCTTCGGCGACAAGTGCCTCGACGCGGAGGGCGCGAGCACCACGGCCGGCACCCGGGCCATCATCTGGGACTGCAACGGCCAGACCAACCAGCAGTGGAACCTGAACTCCAACGGCACCATCAGCGGGGTCCAGTCCGGACTGTGTCTCGACGCGTACAACTGGGGCACCGCGAACGGCACGAAGGTCATCCTGTGGACCTGCGCGGGCGGCGCCAACCAGCAGTGGAGCCTGCGCAACTGA
- a CDS encoding alpha-L-fucosidase: MSPSPFHLSRRGLLAAVGLTGAATVAGLSHVRLALATAGPSSYTASWSSVDQHPPAAEWFQDAKFGIYYHWGAFSVPAYASEWYPRNMYNAGSNENNHHKSVYGDPSVWPYHNFINGARDKAGNFVQFAPKLTSAGGNWDPTEWAQLFADAGARFAGPVAEHHDGFSMWNSSVNEWNSVARGPRLDLLRLQADAIRGRGLKLWVSLHHAYHFTGYYQWAPAQSDNSLRKLYGQLDATAEYQLWYDKLREVIDGYQPDIVWQDFNLSKIPESYRLNFLSYYYNRAVAWNKDVVATYKDGFDNRGEVYDYERGGPAGIQTPYWLTDDSVSSSSWCYTQGIGYYSTRSLVHALIDRVSKNGTMVLNIAPMADGTIPTGQRTILAGFGDHLRRFGEAVYATRAWSVFGEGPTQMGGGSFQTPREGTAQDIRFTRSKDNTVLYATVLGWPGSTLHITTLGANQINLSTLTSARLLGSTAGSYTDLARSQDGSGLHLTMPSSTAPFGALAYVVKLTFSGQIPALGAGPVPTGYVKIKNVTSGLVLDSGGSVGSGSVVKQWSDVSSTNLQWQLVDAGGGYYRIVNRTNGMVVDSWGNTANGASALQAPWNGGNNQQWRLVSLGNGRYQLVNRGTGTALDGMGSTTAGSTACLWAPNTNTNNQWTITAL; the protein is encoded by the coding sequence ATGTCCCCGTCCCCGTTTCACCTGAGCCGCCGTGGCCTGCTCGCCGCCGTCGGACTCACCGGCGCCGCCACCGTCGCCGGCCTGTCGCACGTGCGCCTGGCCCTGGCCACCGCCGGCCCGAGCAGCTACACGGCCAGTTGGTCGTCGGTCGACCAGCACCCGCCGGCCGCCGAGTGGTTCCAGGACGCCAAGTTCGGCATCTACTACCACTGGGGAGCCTTCAGCGTCCCCGCGTACGCCAGCGAGTGGTACCCGCGCAACATGTACAACGCCGGCTCGAACGAGAACAACCACCACAAGAGCGTGTACGGCGACCCGTCGGTGTGGCCTTACCACAACTTCATCAACGGGGCGCGGGACAAGGCCGGCAACTTCGTCCAGTTCGCGCCGAAGCTCACCTCGGCCGGCGGCAACTGGGACCCCACCGAGTGGGCCCAGCTCTTCGCCGACGCCGGCGCGAGGTTCGCCGGGCCGGTCGCCGAGCACCACGACGGCTTCTCGATGTGGAACAGCAGCGTCAACGAGTGGAACTCGGTGGCCCGCGGCCCCCGGCTGGACCTGCTGCGGTTGCAGGCCGACGCGATCCGGGGCCGGGGCCTGAAGCTGTGGGTGTCGCTGCACCACGCGTACCACTTCACCGGCTACTACCAGTGGGCGCCGGCCCAGTCGGACAACAGCCTGCGCAAGCTCTACGGCCAGCTCGACGCCACCGCCGAGTACCAGCTCTGGTACGACAAGCTGCGCGAGGTCATCGACGGCTACCAGCCGGACATCGTCTGGCAGGACTTCAACCTGTCCAAGATCCCGGAGTCGTACCGGCTGAACTTCCTGTCGTACTACTACAACCGGGCGGTGGCCTGGAACAAGGACGTGGTCGCCACCTACAAGGACGGGTTCGACAACCGCGGCGAGGTCTACGACTACGAGCGCGGCGGCCCGGCCGGCATCCAGACCCCGTACTGGCTCACCGACGACAGCGTCTCCAGCTCCAGCTGGTGCTACACCCAGGGCATCGGCTACTACTCCACCAGGTCGCTCGTGCACGCGCTCATCGACCGGGTCAGCAAGAACGGCACCATGGTGCTCAACATCGCGCCGATGGCCGACGGCACCATCCCCACCGGCCAGCGGACCATCCTGGCCGGCTTCGGCGACCACCTGCGCCGCTTCGGGGAGGCGGTCTACGCCACCCGCGCCTGGTCGGTCTTCGGCGAGGGCCCCACCCAGATGGGCGGCGGCTCGTTCCAGACCCCCCGCGAGGGCACCGCGCAGGACATCCGCTTCACCCGCAGCAAGGACAACACCGTCCTGTACGCCACCGTGCTCGGCTGGCCCGGCAGCACCCTGCACATCACCACGCTGGGCGCGAACCAGATCAACCTGAGCACGCTGACCTCGGCCCGGCTGCTCGGCTCCACCGCCGGCTCGTACACCGACCTGGCCCGCAGCCAGGACGGCAGCGGCCTGCACCTGACGATGCCCTCGTCGACCGCCCCGTTCGGCGCCCTGGCGTACGTGGTGAAGCTGACCTTCTCCGGTCAGATCCCGGCGCTCGGCGCGGGCCCGGTACCGACCGGCTACGTGAAGATCAAGAACGTGACGTCGGGTCTGGTGCTGGACAGCGGGGGGAGTGTGGGCTCGGGATCGGTGGTGAAGCAGTGGAGCGACGTGAGCAGCACCAATCTGCAGTGGCAGCTGGTGGATGCCGGCGGTGGCTACTACCGGATCGTGAACCGGACCAACGGCATGGTGGTGGACAGCTGGGGCAACACGGCGAACGGGGCGAGTGCGTTGCAGGCCCCGTGGAACGGCGGCAACAACCAGCAGTGGCGGTTGGTGAGCCTCGGTAACGGCCGTTACCAGTTGGTGAACCGCGGCACCGGCACGGCGTTGGACGGGATGGGCAGCACGACGGCCGGGTCGACGGCGTGCCTGTGGGCGCCGAACACCAACACCAACAACCAGTGGACGATCACCGCCCTCTGA
- the araB gene encoding ribulokinase — protein MMDVDAPGDRYVVGVDYGTLSGRALVVRVADGAEVGTAVHEYRHAVIESALPGAATPLPPDWALQDPEDYRDVLRHAVPAAVAAAGIDPARVVGIATDFTACTVLPTLADGTPLCEVPELRDRPHAWVKLWKHHAAQAQADRINALAHERGEPWIGRYGGKVSAEWQFAKGLQLLDEDPELYRRAERFVEAADWIVWQLCGVETRNICTAGYKGIRQDGRYPSPEFLTALDPDFADFVDKLDGPLLPMGARAGVLTAEAASWTGLPAGIAVAAGNVDAHVTAASARALEPGHLVAIMGTSTCHVVNGPDLVEVPGMCGVVEGGLSPGQWGYEAGQSGVGDIFGWFVEHAAPAGANSHERLSELAAAQPVGAHGLIALDWWNGNRSLLVNHDLSGLVVGLTLATRPADVYRALLESTAYGTRMIIEAFVAAGVPIHELVVAGGLTSNRLLMQIYADVTGRPLSLIGSAQGPALGSAIHAAVAAGAYPDVYAAAAAMGRVDRDVYRPDPERARAYDALYAEYRTLHDHFGRGGNEVMSRLRAIRNAAVERSAAEATTPLEVVA, from the coding sequence ATGATGGATGTGGACGCGCCGGGCGACCGGTACGTCGTCGGGGTCGACTACGGAACGCTGTCGGGCCGGGCGCTGGTGGTCCGGGTCGCGGACGGGGCCGAGGTGGGCACCGCCGTCCACGAGTACCGGCACGCGGTGATCGAGTCCGCGCTCCCCGGTGCGGCGACGCCGCTCCCGCCCGACTGGGCCCTGCAGGACCCGGAGGACTACCGCGACGTGCTGCGCCACGCCGTGCCCGCCGCCGTCGCCGCCGCCGGCATCGACCCGGCCCGGGTGGTCGGCATCGCCACCGACTTCACCGCCTGCACCGTGCTGCCGACCCTGGCCGACGGCACCCCGCTCTGCGAGGTGCCGGAGCTGCGCGACCGGCCGCACGCCTGGGTGAAGCTGTGGAAGCACCACGCCGCGCAGGCGCAGGCCGACCGGATCAACGCGCTGGCGCACGAGCGCGGCGAGCCGTGGATCGGCCGGTACGGCGGCAAGGTCTCCGCCGAGTGGCAGTTCGCCAAGGGGCTGCAACTCCTCGACGAGGACCCGGAGCTCTACCGGCGCGCCGAGCGGTTCGTCGAGGCCGCCGACTGGATCGTCTGGCAGCTCTGCGGCGTCGAGACCCGCAACATCTGCACCGCCGGCTACAAGGGCATCCGCCAGGACGGCCGGTACCCGTCCCCGGAGTTCCTGACCGCCCTGGACCCGGACTTCGCCGACTTCGTCGACAAGCTGGACGGCCCGCTGCTGCCGATGGGCGCCCGGGCCGGCGTCCTCACCGCCGAGGCGGCGTCCTGGACGGGACTGCCGGCGGGGATCGCCGTCGCGGCCGGCAACGTCGACGCGCACGTCACGGCCGCCTCCGCCCGGGCCCTCGAACCCGGCCACCTGGTCGCCATCATGGGCACCTCCACCTGTCACGTGGTCAACGGCCCCGACCTGGTCGAGGTGCCCGGCATGTGCGGGGTGGTCGAGGGTGGGCTGAGCCCCGGCCAGTGGGGCTACGAGGCGGGCCAGAGCGGGGTCGGGGACATCTTCGGCTGGTTCGTCGAGCACGCCGCGCCGGCCGGGGCGAACTCGCACGAGCGCCTCTCCGAGCTGGCCGCCGCGCAGCCGGTCGGCGCGCACGGGCTGATCGCGTTGGACTGGTGGAACGGGAACCGTTCCCTGCTGGTCAACCACGACCTGAGCGGGCTGGTGGTGGGGCTGACCCTGGCCACCCGGCCGGCCGACGTCTACCGGGCGCTGCTGGAGTCCACCGCGTACGGCACCCGGATGATCATCGAGGCGTTCGTCGCGGCCGGTGTGCCGATCCACGAGCTGGTGGTGGCCGGCGGACTGACCTCGAACCGGCTGCTGATGCAGATCTACGCCGACGTCACCGGCCGCCCGCTGAGCCTCATCGGCTCGGCGCAGGGGCCCGCGCTCGGGTCCGCCATCCACGCGGCGGTGGCCGCCGGGGCGTACCCGGACGTCTACGCGGCCGCTGCCGCGATGGGTCGGGTGGACCGCGACGTGTACCGGCCGGACCCGGAGCGGGCGCGCGCCTACGACGCGCTCTACGCCGAGTACCGCACCCTGCACGACCACTTCGGCCGGGGCGGGAACGAGGTCATGTCCCGGCTGCGGGCGATCCGCAACGCCGCCGTCGAACGCTCGGCGGCCGAGGCCACGACCCCGCTGGAGGTGGTCGCGTGA